In Bacillota bacterium, the genomic window ATATTGATGATGTCATTGAAACTCAAAATCATTTTAGATGTATTGATTATATGATTAAAACATCTTTAGAACCTATCACTGAGTCACTTGTAAAGGATTTGCATAAAATACTAAAAACAGGAACTAGTGACTCAAAATTAGAATGGTTTAATGTTGGCGAATATAAAAAGAGACCTAACACAGTTGGGGGTATAGAAACATCTAAACCAGCTGACGTCAAGAGTGATATGTCATCATTAGTAGGTTTATATGAAAACAAGCAAAGTTATTCCTTTGAGGATATCATAGAATTTCACTATATGTTTGAATGTATCCATCCATTTCAAGATGGTAATGGAAGAGTAGGCAGACTGATTGCTTTTAAAGAATGTTTGCGTCATGGGTTTGTCCCATTCACGATTGATGAAGATATCAAACTTTTTTACTATCGAGGATTGAAAGAATGGAAGAAAGAAAAAGGATTCCTATTAGATACTTGCTTAACCGGTCAAGATAAATATAAGAGGTTATTAGATATATATGAAATTGATTATAAATAGAGGCACATATATAGGGGGCTAAGTAGCATGTATTATCATGGGTCAAAAACTAAAGGAATCAAAAAGTTGATACATGATATTTCACTTCATGGCGAAAAGTGGATTGGCAGGGTTTTAGGACAATGGGTTTTGATATCATATGCTTACAAAACAAACTCCATACTAGTCACATAGCAAACTTGGTTGTGACAACCTCAAAAGTAGCACATACTTGGTTATGATAACACACGTAGTCGACACCGGATTTGAGATTTTTATCTCAAATCCTTTTTTTTGTGTTAAAATTATTCTAAGGTGAGTGGTATGAAAAAAAAGATTTTATTGTTCATTTCTTTTTCTTTAGTATTACTATTAAGTGGATGTTTTAAATAAAGAGTTGAA contains:
- a CDS encoding Fic family protein, producing the protein MAVNFNGLFKSLENKDITLSKLSEDLNISSATRAKFKKGEYVSLQTLESICKYLNVKLNDIVSFVSVDSPPLLLMRLKEEMEHKITGSIYHETQILMTYNSNHIEGSKLTADQTRYIFETNTIGLDKDKTINIDDVIETQNHFRCIDYMIKTSLEPITESLVKDLHKILKTGTSDSKLEWFNVGEYKKRPNTVGGIETSKPADVKSDMSSLVGLYENKQSYSFEDIIEFHYMFECIHPFQDGNGRVGRLIAFKECLRHGFVPFTIDEDIKLFYYRGLKEWKKEKGFLLDTCLTGQDKYKRLLDIYEIDYK